A genomic window from Glycine max cultivar Williams 82 chromosome 17, Glycine_max_v4.0, whole genome shotgun sequence includes:
- the LOC106796682 gene encoding uncharacterized protein yields MKLELRQYSVMGHTYVYRGYERFIIVNAFKDSDYDERSPCAYRWTSMKALPASMYRKRLDQLTIANVCWMPYSDHRVVREFDLISCFSGHIRWGPIVVIHQPKKVGRQFGYV; encoded by the exons ATGAAGCTAGAGCTGAGACAGTACAGTGTCATGGGGCATACGTACGTCTATCGTGGCTACGAGAGATTTATCATAGTAAAT GCTTTTAAGGACTCGGACTATGATGAAAGGTCACCATGTGCCTACCGCTGGACATCTATGAAGGCATTACCAGCATCGATGTATCGGAAGCGTCTAGATCAACTGACGATAGCTAATGTTTGTTGGATGCCTTACAGTGACCACCGTGTAGTTCGAGAGTTTGACCTCATTTCATGCTTTTCTGGACATATCCGATGGGGTCCCATTGTTGTCATACACCAACCAAAGAAGGTGGGGCGGCAATTTGGGTATGTTTAG